GATTGGGGACAGCAGGTCAGCTCGCCATTGCTGCTTTTGGAGGTTCCGCCCTTAACCTATTTTTCGATGGGTGAGATGCCTTATGCAGAATTTTTCGCGAACATTTCAGCCAAGTCACCCTGCGGGTTGGTATTGGATCTGGGCCACGTCTGGACGGCCTATCGATATTCCGGCGCTTGGCGAAAACAGGGGCTGGAATCGTTTTTCGAAGCCTTTCTTGAGCAATTTCCCCTGGAGAGAGTCATTGAAATTCATATCGCCGGTCTGGATTGCCATCCGAACATCCACACCGGACTTGATGCAGAGCCACACGGACCCCAAAATTGGATTGATGCCCATGAGGCTCCCATCCCAGACGAATTACTTATGCTCCTGACTCGGGTTTTAGGGGATTCTCGTCTTCTCAATCTCAAAGGAATCGCCTTAGAAGTAGACAATAAGCCCATACCGCTTATCTGCCGGGAAATGAAAATGGTGATGGAGATGGTAGAGCCTCCGGGGCATTTGATTGCTCAGGTGCGTTCGTCTGCCACAGAATTGCAAAGGGAATCAAACTTTCCAGTGGAAAACGTCGAGCCTTCTAGGGAAACCCGTGATGGATTAACCCTCCAATACAGGGAGTACATGGCACTGGTCAGAGAAGTCCTGAGTGGTCGGCTGGATGTACCTGGTTCTTTGGATGCTGAAATGAATATGGGGCTTCATGTGTATGCGACTCAGTATTTACCATATGAAATTCTCACATGGGGTGGAGATGTGAGGGTGATGTTTCCCAATGCGTGTGATCTTTTGGCCCAATACGGGATTTCATTGAAACAATTTGTGGAATTTTGGTTTGCCCATCCTCGAACATCTGAGTGTGGGATTGAGTATGATTTCTTTTTGCTCAAAATTGATTTATTTGTGAAATTTATTGGGCAGATGTTTCCTGAGGCAAGTTCCCTTGTCAAACAGGAAGCCGAACTTCTTATTCAGGGCTACCTCCTCGCATCTCAGGGGGCATCGACGTAACCACGACGGTTCCTAGGAAAATCGGTTCTGTCTGTCAGTGACCTGATCAGGTGAATAGTGGATTGGGAACTTCTGCTTGGCAGGGATTTAAAAGTTCTTGGCCTGGGCTGCTGCTCCGGTAGACAGGGCTTGATGAATTTCCTGAATGAGGCGCAGTTCAATATCGGTGACTTCAGATTGCTGAGCTGAGAACATCTGGCCGTTTTTGGAAATTTTTTCGAATTCGGCACGGACCCAAATGATGGTATGATCGGAAGGCCCTTTCTCAATCGAGAGGAGGTATTGGTTCCGAAAACCTGATAGTTCCAGTGAGGGAGGAAGTGACGTTTTGCGATCAGTAATATAGACGGCTTTTTGATCTGTTTGCATGCTGGAAAGTATTGAATAGCCGTTTTTTGTGAGTGCGCCTTCTATGATTTCTGAAGCTAAGGAAAAGGGAAACGGCAACTCCTGGCTTTGACCACCAATTTGATGAAGGGTAAGGGTCTTCCTCATCTGGTCCCTTTGGCTCCTGAGCCATTTGTTTTCTCCTTCCAACTTTCGATGTTCTTCTTCCAATATTTTAATTTTGGCTCCATCTTTTTTGGGGCTGTTTGCCAGTTCCGCCATTTGAGCCTGTGCATCCCGAAGTTGTTCTTTGTGTGTCGCTTCGGCTGTTCTAGCATCTTGGTTCAGCCGGTCGATTTGTTGTTGTAGGACTTTATTGCCTTCCTGCAGAGATTGAATAAATGACTCCAATTTGTCGATCTTTTTGGTCAGCTTTTTATTTTCTTCTTGAAAAGCAGAATGATCTTCGGGACACCCGGTGAGAAAGAGTAGGAGTATGGCTGCCAAAAGGTAAAAGGCCTTGCTCACACTGCAGGGGAGTATATCTTGCCTCTGCCGGGATGTTCGCGGGCGCTGGAAGAATGCTTGAGTTTTCACCGGCTCAGCGCATCCGTGAATGGAGGATAGTGTTGTGATTTGATCAAATGGGTACCTTTTATTAGGTATTTTATTCCTAATCAGTTCTTATTTCAAACTTCCATATTGAGGGGGGTATAAAGAATGGGGAATAATCTGTTATTCCTTTGAGAAATCGTGAAAATCTGAAGACATCTTAAGGGTGGAAGGTAGGTCGTGTTGAAACATTATGAGGAATCTGGAATGGATCAGTTTATTAGAATAACTTTCCCCGTCCCTCCACTTTCATGTAATTGTTCGATCATCGGTGATAACGAAACTAAACAGGCCATTGTGGTGGACCCAGGGGGAAACCCTGAGCGCATACTCGGGGAAATTGATGCCATGGGATTCACGGTCACTGCCGTTTTGCATACGCATGCCCATTTTGACCATTTCCTAGCCTCCGGTCATATTAAGGAGGCGACCGGGGCTTCCCTGTTTTTGCATCCGCAAGATCAGGATCTTTGGGGCATGCTGGAAATTCAATGTCGAATGTTTAATATTCCTTATGTGCCTGTCCCTCCGCCGGACAAATGGATTAAAGATGAGTCAGAAGTGCAAGTTGGTCCCTATACGGGAACCGTGATCCATACTCCTGGCCACACTCCTGGCTCGGTTTGTTTTTTCTTTGAAAGCCAAAGTTTGGTGTTTTCAGGGGATACCTTGTTTCGTGGCGGAATTGGCCGAACTGATCTTTGGGGTGGAGATGGTCAGATAATCGAGCGATCTATTCGAGAACGCTTGTACACCCTCAAGGAAAGCACGCTTGTGATCCCAGGGCATGGGCCTGAATCATCCATTGGATGGGAACGAGAGCATAATATGTTTGTGCATGGATAAGCATTGAGGATTAATGTTTGAAAGATAATGGGACTTTTGGGATTGGCTATTAGGTATGTTGAGAAATAAGAGAAAAATAGTCTTAAAAAAATAATTGCCCCGTTATAAAAACCCATTCTTCATTGAGGAAAGGAATCTTAATCCTAAAAAAAATGAAAAAGGGTTGAGTATTTCTTAGTACTCTTATTGATTTAATAGGGCACACTTTCCTATTTTAATCTCCAAGAATTGCAATTATAAATACCATCTTGCGTCGAAGAATGTCATATGCTATAACCAACCCTCTTGTTGAAAACTAAGACGGTATAAATAAGAAATTTGGCTTGCGTTTTTCAGGTAAAACTTTCATTATCAACAGCTTCTCAATGAGGAGGTAGGCGATGCACAGAGTGCTTCTATCCGTCCTTTTAAGTGTAGTGTTCGTTGTGGCCGGAAGTTCAGCAGCATTTGCGTTACAGTCCGGTGGTGTGGAAATTGGCGACCTTGAAACAGGATCTGTCGTGGGCCAGCCATTCCAAAAGTTGGATGTGGATATTGAGTTAAATGCCATGGAAATTGGTGGCAAGAAAGTCTGGTATCCTCCGGTATCAATTTTGAGTCTTATTTCCAGTGCGACAGGTGGTAGAGCCGGAAGGCCGGTTTTGGTCAAGGTCACCAATACTATGAAGGAGGCGCACGGTTTTTCTCTTTCCGCGGCTTCCACACAGACTGGTCCAACTACGATGGAAATCAACCTTGAGTTGGCTCCAGGTGAGACCAAGTATATTGGGATACCCATCAGTGATCTCACCTATGTGACTTCGAACAGTTTGTTGAATTATAAGTGTCAACTACATTCAGCCCACCTTGGTGGACAATTATTAGTGTTGACCAAGTAGAAATTATTCAGACGTAGAGTTTTGTAAAGATAAGCCCCATCCTTTTCATAAGGGATGGGGCTTATTTAATATATGAATGCCTTTATCAACTACACTTCCTCATCGCTACGACAATCCACATTAGCATTCAACGGAATTTTCTGAGCCGCAAACAGTTCTCCTTCTACAACCAATAATAAAAAACGACTCTCTGTCGGTGCCTCATCAGGTAAATTTCTGACGCTGGTGTTGAGGTCGACAATTATTTCTTCGGGGGATTCGGTTGTGGTGTTATTAATCACCCAGAAGTAATGGCTACCCTTTGGGTACAGGGTAGAGACAAACCGGTCGATGGCGGTTGAAATCGAAGGGTGAGCTGAGGTGCTGGTAAAGGAAATGAATACCAAAGAGATTCCGAGCAGGAGAGTTGGGAGGTAGCGCATACGAGGCCTCCATGGTATGAGGTAAAGGTTTACTTTGTGTTGAATGTCGAGAGAGGGCTTTTTATCCATATTTCATTGTGGCTGAAATATTAACAATCTACATGATATCTTAATATCTTATCCCTCGTCTGTTGTTTGAGCAAATCGGGAAATGATTGAATTGAGCTTGCCTGGGGAAATTTCCATGGACCGAGGCAAGGGAAGAAAAATAAGGAAATATGTAAAATCATGTTGTCTTTTCTCAAAGGTAAAGGGGCTCCAAGTAAAAAGCGAATTATCTTTCTTCTGGTAATGGCCTTGTTCCTGATTTCCGGCGCATTATTGTTTAATGCTCCGGAACAGACACAGGTTATCAATATAAATTTTCCCGAGGGTGGTGTATTGAAAGCGGAGGTTGCGGATACACCGGAAAAACTTTTATTCGGATTGGCATTTAGAAATGCTCTTCCTCCCAATGAGGGAATGATTTATATTTTTGAAGATTCCGGTCTCCATCGGGTCTGGACAAAAGAGTTTCAATTTCCTGTTGATGTGATTTGGGTCGATGAGAGTAAAATTGTCGTGCACATAGTCGAAGGGGCTCTTCCATGCCGTGAAAGGCAATGTCCCTGGTATGGTCCCCCGCCTCAAGATGCGCGTTATATTGTTGAAGCCAATGCTGGGTTTGTGGACCAAGCCAAAATTAAGATAGGTGCGCAGGTAACCTTTACATTGCTTGTCTCGTAAAGATGAACGGATGATGAATGATTCCAGTTCCGAGCGTGATATGGACTGCAGGATACATGAACCATTGAGTCCCAAAGAGGGATTTGTGTTTGTCGGGAAGCTGGAGGATATCCCCAAAGGAAAAGGGCGTGTATTCAAGGTCGGCGGGAAAAGTGTGGCTGTATTTCGCATTGATGATCGGTGCTTTGCTATTAATGATATTTGTCCGCACCAGGGAGCCTCATTGGGGAAAGGCCGATTGAAAGGTTTTGTGGTTTCTTGTCCGTGGCATCATCAACAATTTGACATTCGATCGGGATTCGGGCCAGATGGCGGAGGTTATTGTGTGGTCAATTATGATGTGGTGGTTGATAAGGGAAATGTTTTTGTCTGTCTGAAAAAACGTGATTGGCTGACAGGAGAATGATAGATTTTACAGGCGTAACAAGGAGTCAAGGTTTCGTCAAGGTGAAAGCATGAACATAGAGCAGGTGCAGACAAAAACTATTCAGGTGTTCAAATCGGCCACCTTTATGGTGCATTTATGGGAAGATCGGACCCGCGGGGAACAATGGGTGCCAAGTTATGACCCTAAAGCGCTGGGATTGGTGGGAGATGAATTTCTTCGAACTGTTAGTAATAATGCGGTAGATTCCGGTCGGCGATCATTTGAATTTCAAGCGTTGGAACCAGGGACCCATCATTTGGAATTTAGTAAAAGGATGGCTTGGAAGTTTACAGCAGAGGATCGACGGATTTTTAAGGTCATTGTCCTGCAGTCACCTTCCTGAATAAATTTTCATCATGCCGGATATCGGGTATCTCAATGGACACTTTTCTCCATTAGGAGAGGTGAAGATCTCTCCGGATGATCGTGGGTTCTTATTTGGGGATGGTGTCTATGAGGTTATTCGTGCTTATCATGGGGTTCCCGCCTTTTTGGGTGAGCATTTCAAGAGGCTCGTTAGGAGTGCCAAAGAAATCCAGCTCCCTTTTTCTTTAGAACAAGCCGAATTTCAGCGTCTCCTACTTCACGGCCTTCAGCAGAGTGGGTATCAGGAAGGGAAAATCTATATTCAGGTGACCAGAGGGGTGGCTCCACGGGAGCATATCTTCCCCCCAATTGGAGAACCAACGGTCTTTTTGGCATTTCGGAAAATGGTTGCCTTGCCGACAGAAGTCTGCCAACGGGGAGTCAATGTCATTACCCTACCTGATACACGTTGGCACCGCTGTGATATAAAAAGCCTGAATTTGCTTCCGAATGTATTGGCTAAGCAAAAGGCCCGGGAGGCCAATGCCTTTGAGGGAATTTTTGTGAGAGACGGACAGGTGACCGAAGGGGCTACCAGTAATATCTTTGCTGTGAAAAATGGCACAATTATCACTCCGGAACGCAATCATTTGGTTCTCGCCGGTGTGACGCAACAGCAGGTGGTGACCTTAGCTCAGGCAAAAGGTTTAAACGTCCAATTTCGACCTATTCCTATTTCAGAGTTCCTGCAATCCGACGAAGCCTTTCTTGTGGGTACCACAATTGAAATTCTGCCAGTCATTCAAGTTAATGGGGAAACGCTACGGGATGGAAAGCCTGGTCCCATTACCACAATTCTGCAACAGCAGTTTACTGCCCATGTTTCCCGCCTCACGATGTCGTAGTTTCTAAAAGTCAGAATTTTTAATCTGAAGGGGAATTAAACTGGCAGCCATTCGGCGACCGTTTGCCTAGATTTACATTTTCATTTCGGGTATGCCATTTTAATATTTCTGATGATAAATGCGAATGAAATCAAACTTAAATCTTTCGGACTTGACAGCCTGAATCGATTGGATTACCTTTGGCCCTTCCCAACATTTTGATGGAATATTATCGACTGTTTGATTTGTAAGAAAAGTCTTTGGTTTGTCAGTTTATTTCACATTAAGGAGGCCGGTCCATGTTTCACGTGAAATCTAGGAAAGCCATCACCACACTTTCCATTGGATTGTTAGTCGGGGGAACAAGTTTTTTGTCAGGGGGAACGCTCCTGGCCGAAGAAATCCAGGATAAAGTTATGCACAGCACGGGAATGGTTCATCAAGAATCACCTGGATGGGCAGAGCGGTTAAAGGGGCAGACAATCATGGAGGACACCCAGGAAGGTCGTCCGAACCGGGCCGCCATGGTAGAACGCCAACATGATCGGATCATGTTGAGAATGGAAAACGAATCCGGTGCCCAACATGCCGACCATACAGCGACCGGTTTTTATAATACGATGACCAACATGCATCAATATGGCGCAGGAGGCCAGGATTTACTTTTGGCATCCGATCGGAATGTGGAACCTGTTGCGGCGAGTGGTGGAAATTGTCCATCAACTGCCCCTGTCAGGGAATATGACATTTCCGCCATCAATGCCGAGATTACCCTCAACCAATGGCTTGATTACTATCCGGGCTACATGTATGTCCTGACGGAGAATATCGATAAGGTACGCGAAGAGGAAACCAAGAATGCGGAAGCGAGAGAGGTGGATGGTCATGGTGACCCCGGCGCGGTGACAAACGGTCTTCAGAACCAATGGATTCAACCTCTTGTGATCAGAGGAAATCAAGGCGATTGTGTGAAATTCACTCTCCGGAATCAACTCGAGTTTGGTGAGGAGGCCAGTCTCCACATTCATGGCTCGAATATGGTTATCAGCAAAACCGGACAGCCTGCTACGACAACCAATCGTGACACCGTGGCTGAAGAAGGGCAAGTCGTAGAGATGGAATGGTATATCCATCCAGACACCCAGGAGGGTGGCCGACAATTTCATACATTTAGTAATGATCGCGAATTAACGGTTATGGGTCTCATGGGGACCTTTGTGGTTGAACCACACGGTTCCGAATATTTGGATCCGTTAGGAAACGGGGACCCAACACCTATGGCCAGCGGATGGCAGGCCATTATCAAAAATGGAACGGGGCCTGATTTTCGTGAGTTTGTGTTGATTTACCATGAGGTTGGTGACGAAGCGTTTCGTCCGGTAAATAAACATGGTGATTTCTTGCCACAACGGGATCCTCTTACCGATGCCTATCGGCCAGGGGCTCGAGCTCTCAATTATCGAAGTGAGCCGTTTGGCATTAACAACATGCATGTGCAGCACGAATATTTCGGTTTTGAAGATGAATCGATGGGCTATAGTTCTTACACTTTTGGTGATGCACCAACGACGATTCCTCGATCCTATCTCGGCGATCCTGCCAAGTTCAGACTAGTTC
The sequence above is a segment of the Nitrospira sp. MA-1 genome. Coding sequences within it:
- a CDS encoding DUF692 family protein, producing the protein MRYTDLSRGEAIYEEFLRRAGRIPFLGLGLSVDVYSPDIFDLYEELRSQQIPMAYLEIFHAASEALAMVRARLSDIPLAYHAEGIWVTQPDWDTAYNSQERLQATAFNLRMLQPHWVNQECAAKEIGGFSFGTYLPPVFTRASAEITAYQTWNAQLQLDQFDWGQQVSSPLLLLEVPPLTYFSMGEMPYAEFFANISAKSPCGLVLDLGHVWTAYRYSGAWRKQGLESFFEAFLEQFPLERVIEIHIAGLDCHPNIHTGLDAEPHGPQNWIDAHEAPIPDELLMLLTRVLGDSRLLNLKGIALEVDNKPIPLICREMKMVMEMVEPPGHLIAQVRSSATELQRESNFPVENVEPSRETRDGLTLQYREYMALVREVLSGRLDVPGSLDAEMNMGLHVYATQYLPYEILTWGGDVRVMFPNACDLLAQYGISLKQFVEFWFAHPRTSECGIEYDFFLLKIDLFVKFIGQMFPEASSLVKQEAELLIQGYLLASQGAST
- a CDS encoding MBL fold metallo-hydrolase, producing the protein MDQFIRITFPVPPLSCNCSIIGDNETKQAIVVDPGGNPERILGEIDAMGFTVTAVLHTHAHFDHFLASGHIKEATGASLFLHPQDQDLWGMLEIQCRMFNIPYVPVPPPDKWIKDESEVQVGPYTGTVIHTPGHTPGSVCFFFESQSLVFSGDTLFRGGIGRTDLWGGDGQIIERSIRERLYTLKESTLVIPGHGPESSIGWEREHNMFVHG
- a CDS encoding DUF192 domain-containing protein gives rise to the protein MLSFLKGKGAPSKKRIIFLLVMALFLISGALLFNAPEQTQVININFPEGGVLKAEVADTPEKLLFGLAFRNALPPNEGMIYIFEDSGLHRVWTKEFQFPVDVIWVDESKIVVHIVEGALPCRERQCPWYGPPPQDARYIVEANAGFVDQAKIKIGAQVTFTLLVS
- a CDS encoding Rieske 2Fe-2S domain-containing protein, giving the protein MMNDSSSERDMDCRIHEPLSPKEGFVFVGKLEDIPKGKGRVFKVGGKSVAVFRIDDRCFAINDICPHQGASLGKGRLKGFVVSCPWHHQQFDIRSGFGPDGGGYCVVNYDVVVDKGNVFVCLKKRDWLTGE
- a CDS encoding protease inhibitor I42 family protein; the protein is MNIEQVQTKTIQVFKSATFMVHLWEDRTRGEQWVPSYDPKALGLVGDEFLRTVSNNAVDSGRRSFEFQALEPGTHHLEFSKRMAWKFTAEDRRIFKVIVLQSPS
- the dat gene encoding D-amino-acid transaminase, translated to MPDIGYLNGHFSPLGEVKISPDDRGFLFGDGVYEVIRAYHGVPAFLGEHFKRLVRSAKEIQLPFSLEQAEFQRLLLHGLQQSGYQEGKIYIQVTRGVAPREHIFPPIGEPTVFLAFRKMVALPTEVCQRGVNVITLPDTRWHRCDIKSLNLLPNVLAKQKAREANAFEGIFVRDGQVTEGATSNIFAVKNGTIITPERNHLVLAGVTQQQVVTLAQAKGLNVQFRPIPISEFLQSDEAFLVGTTIEILPVIQVNGETLRDGKPGPITTILQQQFTAHVSRLTMS